In Aquila chrysaetos chrysaetos chromosome 2, bAquChr1.4, whole genome shotgun sequence, the following are encoded in one genomic region:
- the LOC115349989 gene encoding translation initiation factor IF-2-like, with product MGGQRGAGSEGWRRPQRWTPATLDLFSEGYGRFEEPPRTSLRERAERNPPKPPRTARPAQASNWAEASHSTAAPGREGGWAEPEGGAAGGGQVRQGSRKPRPERRPAPGAGLTPVPGAGRVGGPIPEGMSGGEKPAAGGIARGQNWRPKGDAGTRTPPSRGTARGTGRVKKRGAAAWGSGRPVRAVSSSQWSADEEPPTLLVPVGPRRDNGEISHPGAPTGSDDGGQRGW from the exons ATGGGTGGCCAAAGG GGGGCAGGCAGCGAGGGATGGCGCCGCCCACAGAGGTGGACCCCCGCCACCTTAGACCTCTTCTCAGAGGGCTACGGACGCTTTGAAGAGCCTCCGAGAACGTCCCTCAGAGAAAGGGCTGAGCGCAACCCGCCAAAACCGCCACGAACCGCCCGGCCCGCGCAGGCGTCGAACTGGGCGGAAGCGTCCCACAGCACCGCGGCTCCCGGGCGCGAGGGCGGGTGGGCGGAGCCggagggcggcgcggcgggcggcgggcaggtCCGGCAAGGCAGTCGCAAGCCCCGCCCCGAACGCCGCCCCGCCCCTGGCGCGGGCCTGACCCCCGTCCCCGGGGCGGGCCGGGTCGGCGGGCCGATCCCGGAGGGGATGAGCGGCGGAGAAAAGCCGGCAGCCGGTGGAATCGCCAGAGGGCAAAACTGGAGACCGAAGGGAGACGCCGGCACCCGCACCCCCCCCTCGCGCGGCACTGCGAGGGGGACGGGAAGAGTGAAGAAACGCGGAGCTGCGGCGTGGGGTTCAGGCCGCCCCGTCCGCGCGGTGAGTTCTTCCCAGTGGTCTGCTGATGAGGAGCCTCCTACACTCTTGGTTCCTGTGGGTCCAAGACGG GACAATGGAGAAATAAGCCATCCTGGTGCTCCTACTGGCAGTGATGATGGTGGCCAGCGtggatggtga